From the Halomonas meridiana genome, one window contains:
- a CDS encoding NAD-glutamate dehydrogenase, giving the protein MHYVAIEESRRDLLKQLQERLEARLEPARAADIEAFARHFYATVPVEDLVDRRLDDLYGATLSIWQFLQHHDPKSPKVRIFNPDFEEHGWQSTHTFVAVLHEDMPFLVDSVRIELNRRGLTVHAIQNAVFAVARDSQHQLKALTSPKDENAPDARESLIVIEVDRHTDAESLAKIERNLQEVLRDVRTAVGDFDAMCGQITSAIQELEKNCPPQIDPDDHEEAIAFLEWLLKDNFTFLGYDEYLLEGNELQRDPNSVLGVFRLDQPRYRERIRTEEGIDEHDDYVLVPQLLSFAKSAHHSRVHRPTYPDYITVDRYDDDGNVIGERRFFGLFTATVYNESPRNIPLLRRKLKAVMDIAGFNPQGHNGKQLLQVLEVYPRDDLFQISTESLASTALGILNIRERRQVRLFIRADVSGKFYSCLVFVPRDVFSTDLRQRIQGMLCDELDAHFGDFNTYLSESVLARIQLILRFNGDAPSQYDLKRLESKVARLARSWRDDLQAAMIEGFGEERANHLIDQFHDAFSASYREDFNARTAVFDVQHLLNLDNGDDLSLSLYRPLEEQAGGMNLKLFHRESQIPLSDVLPMMENLGLRVIGERPYDINAPQQRYWIHDFELEHSREGVNLSEMRDTFSEAFKRIWAGEADNDAFNRLIIGAGLDWREVAMLRGYARYLKQIRFGMSQDYIAATLANYPAITQTLVELFRLRFDPALQSSSVDDCLARLNEHLEGVASLNDDQLLRRFMELIQATLRTNYYQTTDDGRYKDYIAYKLEPSKVTGMPKPRPAFEIFVCSPRVEGVHLRGGKVARGGLRWSDRLEDFRTEVLGLVKAQQVKNAVIVPVGAKGGFVCKRMPENADRETQQKEGIACYQIFIRALLDVTDNLVGGEVVPPQNVVRHDDDDTYLVVAADKGTATFSDIANAISVEYGHWLGDAFASGGANGYDHKKMAITARGAWESVKRHFKNLGVNTQEDLFTVVGIGDMAGDVFGNGMLLSDKIQLVGAFNHLHIFVDPNPDAAAAFAERKRLFDLPRSSWEDYSSELISQGGGVFSRSAKSITITPEMQQAFGIEDARLSPNDLIRAMLKAKVDLIWNGGIGTYVKSSEETDADVGDKANDALRINGKELNCRVVGEGGNLGLTQRGRMEAAANGVRVYTDFIDNAGGVNCSDHEVNIKILIDEVVKRGDMTDKQRNQLLADMTEEVADLVILDNYRQTQALDLSEILSHQGMGPYRRFISELESAGQIDRELEFLPADDVLKERASNNQGMRLPELSVLISYAKSTLKGDLINSDVPDDLYIHRHLERLFPAVLTERYQSEMYDHRLKREIVATQVANDLVDHMGIVFVRRLMDSTGAGRADIARAYVVARDAFNLPSLWAQIEALDNQVPSRVQYSMMLDLMRMIRRATRWFLRQHLGLSTQDTIEYFGPRLAQLQEGIGELLSGEEQAVWRQRCDELQAAGVPEALAATVAAAPSLYAGLGIIQAARITNEKPQRVAEVFYEIGSRLELPWMIQQVTHLEVRDAWQAQARETFRDDIDRQQLALTTSVLKLEAGSRDTQERVAQWLEQHAELHRRWCRLIDEVRGGSEGGFALFAVAVRELVDLAESDSEA; this is encoded by the coding sequence ATGCATTACGTTGCGATCGAAGAGAGTCGGCGGGATCTTTTAAAGCAGCTACAAGAGCGCTTGGAAGCGCGACTGGAGCCAGCGCGGGCGGCCGACATCGAAGCCTTTGCGCGCCACTTTTATGCCACGGTGCCGGTAGAAGACTTGGTCGACCGTCGCTTGGACGATCTGTACGGTGCGACGCTGTCCATCTGGCAATTTCTCCAGCACCATGATCCGAAAAGCCCTAAAGTCCGTATCTTCAATCCGGATTTCGAAGAGCACGGCTGGCAGTCTACCCACACCTTCGTGGCGGTGCTGCATGAAGACATGCCGTTTTTGGTCGACTCCGTGCGCATCGAACTCAACCGTCGCGGCCTAACGGTACACGCCATTCAAAACGCCGTGTTCGCTGTGGCCCGTGATAGCCAGCATCAGCTGAAGGCGCTCACCTCTCCCAAAGATGAGAATGCACCGGACGCCCGTGAATCGCTGATCGTCATCGAAGTTGATCGCCACACCGATGCCGAGTCTCTGGCAAAAATCGAGCGTAACCTGCAAGAAGTCCTACGGGACGTGCGTACCGCCGTGGGCGATTTCGATGCCATGTGCGGTCAAATCACCTCCGCCATTCAAGAGCTGGAAAAAAACTGCCCGCCGCAGATCGACCCGGACGACCATGAAGAGGCCATCGCTTTCCTGGAGTGGTTGCTGAAAGATAACTTCACCTTCCTGGGCTACGATGAGTACCTGCTGGAAGGCAACGAGCTGCAGCGTGATCCCAACAGCGTGCTGGGTGTGTTCCGGTTGGACCAGCCGCGCTACCGTGAGCGTATCCGCACCGAAGAGGGCATCGATGAGCACGATGACTATGTGCTGGTGCCGCAGCTGCTCTCGTTCGCTAAAAGTGCCCACCACTCCCGCGTGCATCGGCCAACGTACCCGGACTACATCACCGTCGACCGCTACGACGATGACGGCAACGTGATCGGTGAGCGTCGCTTCTTTGGCTTGTTCACCGCCACGGTGTACAACGAGTCGCCGCGCAATATTCCGTTGCTACGCCGCAAACTCAAGGCCGTGATGGATATCGCGGGCTTCAACCCCCAGGGCCACAACGGCAAACAGCTCTTGCAGGTGCTGGAAGTCTACCCACGAGACGATCTGTTCCAGATCAGCACCGAATCCTTGGCCAGCACGGCGCTGGGTATTCTCAACATTCGCGAGCGCCGTCAGGTGCGGCTATTCATCCGCGCCGATGTCAGCGGTAAGTTCTACTCCTGCTTGGTGTTCGTGCCGCGCGACGTCTTCTCGACCGACCTTCGCCAGCGCATTCAGGGCATGCTGTGCGATGAGCTCGACGCCCACTTTGGCGACTTCAACACCTATTTATCCGAGTCGGTGCTGGCGCGTATCCAACTGATCCTGCGCTTCAACGGCGATGCCCCGAGCCAATACGATCTCAAACGTCTGGAGAGTAAAGTCGCTCGCTTAGCCCGCAGCTGGCGCGATGACCTGCAGGCGGCGATGATCGAAGGCTTCGGTGAAGAGCGTGCGAACCACCTAATCGATCAGTTCCACGATGCGTTCTCCGCCAGCTATCGGGAAGATTTCAACGCTCGCACGGCCGTGTTCGATGTCCAGCACCTGCTGAATCTGGATAACGGCGACGATCTCTCGCTCTCGCTTTATCGCCCGCTGGAAGAGCAGGCGGGCGGCATGAACCTGAAGTTGTTCCACCGCGAATCGCAAATTCCGCTCTCTGACGTGCTGCCAATGATGGAAAATCTGGGGCTGCGCGTGATTGGCGAGCGCCCCTACGATATCAATGCCCCACAGCAGCGCTACTGGATTCACGATTTCGAGCTGGAGCATAGCCGTGAAGGCGTCAATCTCAGCGAAATGCGCGATACCTTCAGCGAAGCGTTCAAGCGTATTTGGGCAGGCGAGGCCGATAACGACGCCTTCAACCGCCTGATCATCGGCGCTGGGCTGGACTGGCGCGAAGTGGCCATGCTGCGCGGCTACGCCCGCTACCTGAAGCAGATTCGCTTCGGTATGTCGCAAGACTACATTGCCGCAACGCTGGCCAACTATCCGGCCATTACCCAGACCCTGGTAGAGCTGTTCCGCTTGCGTTTCGACCCGGCCCTGCAGTCCAGCAGTGTCGATGATTGCCTTGCGCGACTCAACGAGCACCTGGAAGGCGTTGCCAGTCTCAACGACGACCAACTGCTGCGCCGCTTCATGGAGTTGATTCAAGCGACGCTGCGCACCAACTACTACCAGACCACCGACGATGGCCGCTACAAGGATTACATTGCCTACAAGCTAGAGCCATCGAAAGTCACTGGGATGCCCAAGCCGCGTCCGGCGTTCGAGATCTTCGTCTGCTCGCCGCGGGTCGAAGGCGTTCACCTGCGCGGTGGTAAAGTGGCGCGGGGTGGCCTGCGCTGGTCGGACCGTCTTGAAGATTTCCGGACCGAAGTGCTAGGCCTCGTGAAAGCGCAGCAGGTGAAAAACGCAGTCATCGTGCCCGTCGGCGCGAAGGGCGGTTTCGTATGCAAGCGCATGCCGGAAAACGCCGACCGCGAAACCCAGCAAAAGGAGGGGATCGCCTGCTACCAAATCTTCATTCGCGCGCTGTTAGACGTCACCGACAACCTCGTAGGTGGCGAGGTAGTGCCGCCGCAAAACGTCGTGCGTCACGATGATGACGATACCTACTTGGTGGTTGCTGCCGATAAAGGCACCGCGACCTTCTCCGATATCGCCAACGCGATTTCGGTGGAGTACGGTCACTGGCTAGGCGACGCCTTTGCTTCCGGTGGTGCCAACGGCTACGACCACAAGAAGATGGCGATCACGGCTCGTGGGGCGTGGGAATCCGTGAAGCGCCACTTCAAGAACCTGGGCGTGAATACCCAAGAAGATCTGTTTACCGTGGTGGGTATCGGAGACATGGCGGGGGACGTGTTCGGTAACGGCATGCTGCTCTCCGACAAGATCCAACTGGTGGGCGCCTTCAACCATCTGCACATCTTCGTCGACCCGAACCCGGATGCCGCAGCGGCCTTTGCCGAGCGTAAGCGCCTGTTCGATCTGCCGCGCTCCAGCTGGGAAGATTACAGCAGCGAACTGATCTCCCAAGGGGGCGGCGTATTCAGCCGCAGCGCCAAGTCGATCACCATCACGCCGGAAATGCAGCAAGCGTTTGGGATCGAAGACGCTCGCCTGTCGCCCAACGACCTGATTCGCGCCATGCTCAAAGCGAAGGTCGATCTGATTTGGAACGGCGGTATCGGTACTTACGTGAAGAGTTCTGAAGAGACCGATGCAGACGTGGGCGACAAAGCCAACGATGCGCTGCGTATCAACGGTAAAGAATTGAACTGCCGCGTGGTCGGCGAGGGCGGTAACCTGGGTCTGACCCAGCGTGGCCGGATGGAAGCCGCCGCCAACGGGGTACGCGTCTACACCGACTTTATCGACAACGCGGGCGGCGTGAACTGCTCGGATCACGAGGTCAACATCAAAATCTTGATCGATGAAGTGGTCAAGCGTGGCGATATGACCGACAAGCAGCGTAACCAGCTGCTGGCCGACATGACCGAAGAGGTCGCCGACCTGGTGATTCTGGATAACTACCGCCAGACCCAGGCGCTGGACCTGTCGGAGATCTTGTCTCACCAGGGCATGGGGCCGTACCGTCGCTTCATCAGCGAGCTGGAGTCCGCCGGTCAAATCGACCGCGAGCTGGAGTTCCTGCCCGCCGATGACGTGCTCAAAGAGCGCGCCAGCAACAATCAGGGCATGCGCTTACCGGAACTGTCGGTGCTGATCTCCTACGCCAAGAGCACCCTGAAGGGCGACTTGATCAACTCCGACGTGCCGGACGACCTCTATATCCATCGTCACCTGGAGCGTCTCTTCCCGGCCGTGCTCACCGAGCGTTATCAGAGCGAGATGTACGATCACCGTCTGAAGCGTGAAATCGTCGCCACGCAGGTGGCCAACGATCTCGTCGATCACATGGGCATCGTCTTCGTACGCCGCTTGATGGACTCGACGGGCGCTGGCCGCGCCGATATCGCCCGCGCGTACGTGGTGGCTCGCGACGCCTTCAACCTGCCGTCACTGTGGGCGCAGATCGAAGCGTTGGATAACCAAGTGCCGAGCCGTGTGCAGTACTCCATGATGCTGGACCTGATGCGTATGATCCGCCGCGCTACGCGCTGGTTCCTGCGTCAGCATCTGGGGCTCTCGACCCAGGACACCATCGAGTACTTCGGTCCGCGCTTGGCGCAGTTGCAGGAGGGCATCGGCGAGCTGCTCAGCGGCGAAGAGCAGGCCGTATGGCGTCAGCGCTGCGACGAGCTGCAAGCAGCCGGCGTGCCGGAAGCACTGGCCGCTACGGTGGCCGCCGCGCCCAGCCTCTACGCTGGTCTGGGCATCATTCAGGCCGCACGGATCACCAACGAGAAACCCCAGCGGGTGGCCGAGGTGTTCTACGAAATCGGCAGCCGCCTAGAGCTACCTTGGATGATCCAACAGGTCACGCATCTGGAAGTTCGCGACGCCTGGCAGGCCCAGGCGCGGGAAACCTTCCGCGACGACATTGACCGCCAGCAGCTGGCGCTGACCACCAGCGTCCTGAAGTTGGAGGCGGGCAGCCGCGATACCCAAGAGCGAGTAGCCCAGTGGCTAGAGCAGCATGCCGAGCTACACCGTCGCTGGTGCCGCTTGATCGACGAAGTGCGCGGTGGCAGTGAAGGTGGATTCGCACTGTTTGCCGTGGCCGTGCGTGAGTTGGTCGACCTCGCCGAGAGCGACAGCGAAGCGTAA
- a CDS encoding quinone-dependent dihydroorotate dehydrogenase, giving the protein MYPIARSLLFRLDPETTHGMALNALDALHKVGGIQRLYGEPVSDPIELMGLRFPNRVGLAAGLDKNADHLDALGELGFGFVEVGTVTPKAQPGNPKPRLFRLAGHEAIINRFGFNNKGVAHLVAQVKKRHYNGIVGINIGKNLTTSVEHALDDYLLCLDAVHGAADYIAVNISSPNTPGLRTLQFGEQLDALLGPIREKSRELNGQAGRNVPLLVKIAPDMSEEEVALVAGSIARNELDGVIATNTTVSRDAVQDDPQAQEAGGLSGKPVFEASNTVIRLLRAHLPMLPIIGVGGIDSGEAARAKIAAGADVVQLYSGLIYQGPGLVRQCVEALKQQG; this is encoded by the coding sequence ATGTACCCAATTGCCCGCTCGCTGCTGTTTCGCCTGGACCCCGAAACCACCCATGGCATGGCGCTGAACGCGCTCGACGCTTTGCACAAAGTGGGCGGTATTCAGCGGCTGTATGGTGAGCCGGTGAGTGACCCTATCGAACTCATGGGGTTACGTTTTCCTAATCGGGTCGGGCTGGCGGCCGGGCTGGACAAGAACGCCGACCATCTCGATGCGCTGGGCGAGCTGGGGTTTGGTTTTGTGGAAGTGGGCACCGTGACGCCCAAAGCCCAACCGGGCAACCCGAAACCACGCCTGTTTCGGCTGGCTGGGCATGAGGCGATCATCAACCGCTTCGGGTTCAACAACAAAGGGGTGGCGCATCTCGTTGCCCAGGTCAAAAAGCGCCACTACAACGGCATTGTCGGTATCAACATCGGTAAGAATCTGACGACATCGGTAGAGCATGCCTTGGATGATTACCTGCTGTGCCTCGACGCCGTTCATGGCGCGGCGGACTACATTGCGGTGAATATCTCGTCACCCAATACGCCGGGGCTACGCACGCTGCAGTTTGGCGAACAGTTAGACGCGCTGCTGGGGCCGATTCGTGAGAAAAGCCGAGAGCTGAACGGCCAAGCAGGCCGAAACGTGCCGCTGCTGGTAAAAATCGCACCGGACATGAGCGAAGAGGAAGTCGCGCTGGTGGCTGGCAGCATTGCGCGCAACGAGCTGGACGGCGTGATTGCGACCAATACCACCGTCTCCCGTGACGCCGTGCAGGACGACCCTCAAGCCCAAGAGGCTGGGGGACTTTCGGGTAAGCCGGTGTTCGAGGCATCCAATACGGTCATCCGTTTGCTGCGCGCACATCTGCCGATGCTGCCGATCATTGGCGTAGGCGGTATCGATAGCGGCGAGGCGGCCAGGGCGAAAATAGCCGCGGGAGCGGATGTCGTACAACTCTACTCAGGGCTGATCTACCAAGGGCCTGGTCTGGTGAGGCAGTGTGTCGAGGCGCTAAAGCAGCAGGGCTAA
- the rmf gene encoding ribosome modulation factor — protein MKRQKRDRFQRAYVHGYKAGITGRSRDDCPSQDVNLREYWMSGWREGRGDQWDGMIGVSGIHKNPMVMT, from the coding sequence ATGAAACGACAAAAACGTGATCGCTTCCAACGGGCTTATGTTCACGGCTACAAAGCGGGCATTACGGGTCGCTCCCGTGATGATTGTCCCAGTCAAGATGTCAATTTACGCGAGTATTGGATGAGCGGTTGGCGTGAAGGTCGCGGCGACCAGTGGGATGGAATGATCGGCGTTTCCGGCATTCACAAAAACCCCATGGTCATGACCTAG
- the rlmKL gene encoding bifunctional 23S rRNA (guanine(2069)-N(7))-methyltransferase RlmK/23S rRNA (guanine(2445)-N(2))-methyltransferase RlmL, whose protein sequence is MTELSQTAPLNLLATCPKGIEGLLADELSALGAELGKTTVAGVYFSADQATAYRVCLWSRLANRVILLLAREAMIETAEQVRDVVARIAWSQHLAPGKTLAVDFHGRSDHIRHTRFGAQTVKDGVVDALQLAGQERPNVDTKTPDLRIYAHLHRANLSLGIDLSGESLHRRGYRRDVGHAPLKENLAAALLVRAGWPERAKAGEPLIDPLCGAGTLLIEAALMAADQAPNLNRERFGFHGWAGHQDAVWSELKREAEARASIGRKRCKTELLGFDQSPAALTAAKSNAMRAGIPALITLHGQSLAQLSRPDTLTAEQGLMITNPPYGERLGELPELVRLYAQLGEKAKALFPGWTLALFTGNPDLGHRLGLRAHKQYALKNGALDAKLLLMEIGSSRPAPEKSGEPTDAGVAPQASRTVKPAVSENAQMFANRLAKNQKRLKKWLKQSGETCYRIYDADMPEYALAVDRYGDRVHVQEYAAPSSINPAQAQKRLFDALDVLPEALGVDPSKIYVKRRERQTGAAQYQKRDASGERFEVQEGSARLWVNLRDYLDTGLFLDHRPVRRMLGEMASGKRFLNLFCYTATATVQAALGGASDSVSVDMSNTYLEWARDNFALNKLDPRLHRVVRDDCFRWLETANAQFDLIFMDPPTFSNSKKMRDTLDVQRDHPRLVELAMARLAPGGTLVFSNNQRRFKLDEALSERYAVEEITTRTFDPDFQRRTNLHHVFLLRHSS, encoded by the coding sequence ATGACCGAGCTGAGCCAAACTGCCCCTCTTAATCTCCTGGCGACCTGCCCCAAAGGCATCGAAGGCCTGCTGGCGGATGAACTGTCGGCCCTGGGCGCCGAACTGGGTAAAACCACTGTGGCGGGGGTCTATTTTTCTGCCGATCAAGCCACTGCCTACCGGGTTTGTTTATGGTCCCGCCTAGCGAACCGCGTGATTCTGCTATTGGCGCGTGAAGCGATGATAGAGACCGCCGAGCAGGTGCGCGACGTGGTTGCGCGCATCGCCTGGAGCCAGCATCTTGCCCCCGGCAAGACCCTGGCCGTGGATTTTCATGGCCGCAGCGACCATATTCGCCACACGCGCTTCGGCGCACAAACGGTGAAAGATGGCGTGGTGGATGCGCTGCAGCTGGCCGGTCAAGAACGGCCCAATGTCGATACCAAAACCCCCGACCTGCGTATTTACGCCCACCTGCACCGGGCCAATCTGAGCCTGGGGATTGATCTCTCTGGCGAGAGCCTGCACCGCCGTGGCTACCGCCGCGATGTGGGCCACGCGCCGCTTAAAGAGAACCTAGCGGCAGCGCTGCTGGTGCGGGCCGGCTGGCCGGAGCGGGCCAAAGCGGGCGAGCCATTGATCGATCCGCTATGTGGGGCAGGAACGCTGCTGATCGAAGCGGCGCTGATGGCGGCTGACCAAGCCCCTAACCTGAACCGCGAGCGGTTTGGCTTTCACGGCTGGGCAGGCCATCAAGACGCTGTGTGGAGTGAGTTAAAACGCGAAGCCGAAGCACGCGCCTCCATTGGCCGAAAACGCTGCAAAACGGAACTGTTGGGCTTCGATCAAAGCCCGGCAGCACTGACTGCCGCCAAGTCTAATGCCATGCGGGCGGGCATTCCGGCGTTAATTACGCTCCATGGTCAGAGTCTGGCTCAACTGAGCCGACCAGACACCCTGACCGCCGAGCAGGGGCTAATGATCACCAACCCGCCCTACGGCGAGCGCTTGGGCGAGCTGCCGGAACTGGTGCGGCTCTATGCCCAACTAGGTGAAAAAGCCAAAGCACTGTTCCCAGGCTGGACGCTGGCGCTGTTTACCGGCAACCCGGATCTTGGCCACCGCTTAGGCCTGCGTGCCCATAAACAGTACGCACTGAAAAACGGCGCGCTGGATGCCAAACTGCTGTTAATGGAGATTGGCAGCTCCCGCCCTGCGCCTGAGAAGAGCGGTGAGCCGACAGACGCGGGCGTAGCGCCTCAGGCAAGCCGTACGGTAAAACCGGCGGTGTCGGAAAATGCGCAGATGTTTGCCAATCGTCTGGCGAAAAACCAGAAACGGCTAAAAAAGTGGCTGAAGCAGAGCGGTGAGACCTGCTACCGCATTTATGATGCCGATATGCCGGAGTACGCGCTGGCGGTGGATCGTTACGGCGACCGCGTACATGTGCAGGAGTACGCCGCGCCCAGCTCTATTAATCCGGCGCAGGCGCAAAAACGGCTGTTCGATGCCCTGGACGTGCTGCCTGAGGCGCTGGGTGTCGACCCCAGTAAGATTTACGTCAAGCGCCGCGAGCGGCAAACCGGTGCGGCCCAGTACCAAAAGCGCGATGCCAGCGGCGAGCGTTTTGAAGTGCAGGAGGGTAGCGCACGACTATGGGTCAACCTGCGCGATTACTTGGATACCGGCCTGTTTCTAGATCACCGTCCGGTACGCCGGATGCTCGGCGAGATGGCCAGCGGCAAGCGCTTTCTCAACTTATTCTGCTATACCGCGACGGCCACTGTGCAAGCCGCGCTAGGCGGGGCCAGCGACAGCGTTAGCGTGGATATGTCCAACACCTACTTGGAGTGGGCGCGGGACAACTTTGCGCTCAATAAGCTTGACCCTAGGCTTCACCGCGTGGTGCGGGATGACTGCTTCCGCTGGCTGGAAACCGCCAACGCGCAGTTTGATCTGATCTTTATGGACCCGCCGACCTTCTCGAACTCGAAGAAGATGCGCGACACGCTGGATGTTCAGCGCGACCATCCGCGTTTGGTGGAACTGGCCATGGCACGCCTGGCCCCCGGCGGTACGCTGGTGTTCTCCAACAACCAGCGGCGCTTTAAGCTGGATGAAGCGCTAAGCGAGCGCTACGCGGTAGAGGAGATCACCACGCGCACCTTCGACCCGGATTTCCAGCGGCGCACCAACCTGCACCACGTGTTTTTGCTGCGCCACTCTTCATGA
- a CDS encoding glutaredoxin family protein, translated as MIELSIYTTLGCHLCAQLEALVATLANQEVRLHHIEISDDDALVEQYGTRIPVLVDANGVELDRGFDVARLSHWLNERGWLDEAALAALTTPPEHAPPVGAHQRNGRRFLG; from the coding sequence ATGATTGAACTATCGATTTACACGACGCTGGGGTGCCATTTGTGCGCCCAGCTAGAGGCGCTGGTGGCCACACTGGCTAATCAAGAGGTGAGGTTGCACCACATCGAGATCAGCGACGACGACGCGCTGGTGGAGCAATACGGCACGCGGATTCCGGTACTGGTGGATGCCAACGGGGTTGAGCTGGATCGCGGCTTCGATGTGGCGCGTTTAAGCCACTGGTTGAACGAGCGGGGCTGGTTGGATGAGGCGGCACTTGCCGCGCTCACCACGCCGCCAGAACACGCGCCCCCTGTGGGGGCGCATCAGCGCAACGGGCGGCGCTTCTTAGGCTAA
- the pdxB gene encoding 4-phosphoerythronate dehydrogenase PdxB translates to MKLVIDANIPAADACFGGLGLLHRLPGREIRAADVKNADALIVRSITQVNRALLANSPVRFVGTCTIGTDHIDLDYLKERNIGFASAPGCNAEAVVDYVLSSLLAVSERESWPLLERTVGIVGAGNVGSRLQRRLQGLGVAVRVCDPPRAEQEGASGFVSLDKLIDECDVICLHTPLVKAGPHATYQLLNAQRINELAPGTLLLNAGRGDCIDGLALRSRLAGKGDITAVLDVWEDEPGIDAGLRDLVTLATPHIAGHSLDGKLRGTWMIQQALAAQLNLPSGMPFSELCPPPALATLTLQSALPVEDALRLCVRAVYDVRRDHDALQRQVMHQGIAKGFDSCRANYPLRREFATLTVYLENDAVSLQPSLQAAGFQVRCG, encoded by the coding sequence ATGAAACTTGTTATCGACGCTAATATCCCCGCTGCCGACGCCTGTTTTGGAGGCCTAGGGTTGCTGCACCGCCTGCCGGGCCGTGAGATCCGAGCGGCAGACGTGAAAAACGCCGATGCGCTGATCGTGCGCTCCATCACTCAGGTGAATCGCGCACTGCTGGCGAACAGCCCGGTACGTTTTGTGGGCACCTGCACTATTGGCACCGACCATATTGATCTTGATTATCTCAAAGAGCGCAATATTGGCTTTGCCAGCGCGCCAGGGTGCAATGCGGAGGCGGTGGTGGACTATGTGCTCAGCAGCCTGCTGGCTGTGAGCGAGCGAGAAAGCTGGCCGCTGCTGGAGCGAACCGTGGGTATCGTCGGGGCAGGCAACGTGGGTAGCCGCTTACAGCGCCGTTTACAGGGGCTTGGCGTGGCGGTACGGGTGTGCGATCCACCCAGAGCAGAACAAGAGGGCGCAAGCGGCTTTGTGTCACTCGATAAACTGATTGATGAGTGCGATGTGATTTGCCTGCACACCCCGCTGGTGAAGGCTGGCCCTCACGCCACCTATCAACTGCTGAACGCTCAGCGCATCAACGAGCTGGCCCCTGGTACGCTGCTGCTAAACGCTGGGCGTGGCGACTGCATTGATGGCCTAGCGCTGCGTAGCCGTTTGGCAGGGAAGGGCGATATCACCGCCGTGTTGGACGTTTGGGAAGACGAGCCGGGCATTGATGCCGGGCTGCGCGATTTGGTCACTTTAGCAACGCCGCATATTGCCGGGCATAGTCTGGATGGTAAGCTGCGCGGCACCTGGATGATTCAACAGGCGTTGGCAGCACAGTTAAACCTGCCCAGCGGTATGCCGTTTAGCGAACTCTGCCCGCCGCCAGCGCTGGCCACCCTCACGCTGCAGAGCGCATTGCCGGTGGAAGATGCACTTCGGCTGTGTGTTCGGGCCGTGTATGACGTGCGCCGTGACCACGATGCGTTGCAGCGTCAGGTGATGCACCAGGGGATTGCCAAGGGCTTTGATAGCTGCCGCGCCAACTACCCGCTGCGCCGCGAGTTTGCCACGCTGACCGTTTACCTGGAGAACGATGCGGTGTCATTGCAGCCATCGCTGCAGGCAGCCGGTTTTCAGGTGCGCTGCGGCTAA
- the htpX gene encoding protease HtpX, which produces MMRIVLFLATNIAVLLVASITLRLLGVESYLSSQGINFTSLLIFCFVFGMAGSLVSLFISKWMAKRSTGTVIIENPSNSTEQWLVDTVAELSREAGIKTPEVGIFPAQQSNAFATGWNKNDALVAVSAGLLNRMRPEEVRAVLAHEIGHVANGDMVTLALIQGVVNTFVMFFARVVAHLVDSFLKSRSDGEGGLGFMGYFAVVMVAEIVFGIVASAIVAWFSRYREYRADEAGARLAGTGAMVNALARLKAETEMPDQMPDTLRAMAITKGQTRSLVEQLFASHPPLDDRIRALKEAAYRQ; this is translated from the coding sequence ATGATGCGAATCGTGCTGTTTCTAGCCACCAACATTGCCGTGCTGCTGGTTGCCAGCATCACGCTGCGACTGTTGGGTGTTGAGAGCTATCTCAGTAGCCAGGGCATTAACTTTACCAGCCTACTGATCTTCTGCTTTGTGTTCGGTATGGCGGGCTCGCTGGTATCGCTGTTCATCTCCAAATGGATGGCAAAGCGCTCGACGGGTACCGTGATTATCGAAAACCCGTCGAACTCCACCGAACAGTGGCTGGTGGATACCGTGGCCGAGCTTTCCCGCGAAGCGGGCATTAAAACCCCGGAAGTGGGTATCTTCCCCGCCCAGCAGTCCAACGCCTTTGCCACCGGCTGGAATAAAAACGATGCCCTGGTAGCGGTATCGGCAGGCTTGCTCAACCGCATGCGTCCTGAAGAAGTCCGCGCGGTGCTGGCGCACGAAATTGGCCACGTGGCTAACGGCGACATGGTGACGCTAGCGCTGATCCAGGGCGTGGTGAACACCTTCGTCATGTTCTTTGCCCGCGTTGTCGCTCACTTGGTCGATAGCTTCCTGAAAAGCCGCAGCGACGGCGAAGGTGGCCTAGGCTTCATGGGCTACTTTGCAGTGGTGATGGTAGCAGAGATTGTATTTGGCATCGTTGCTTCCGCGATTGTGGCCTGGTTCTCCCGCTACCGCGAGTACCGTGCCGATGAAGCGGGTGCCCGCTTGGCTGGCACTGGTGCGATGGTCAACGCCTTGGCACGCCTGAAAGCCGAAACCGAGATGCCCGATCAAATGCCGGACACCCTGCGCGCGATGGCCATCACCAAAGGTCAGACCCGCTCGCTGGTCGAGCAGCTGTTCGCCAGCCACCCGCCGCTGGATGACCGCATTCGCGCCCTGAAAGAAGCCGCGTACCGTCAGTAA